In Halictus rubicundus isolate RS-2024b chromosome 5, iyHalRubi1_principal, whole genome shotgun sequence, one genomic interval encodes:
- the LOC143354626 gene encoding uncharacterized protein LOC143354626 → MRNLWSPRGEGRAGAPRRKARAIKEEPGPTMGIKHLNMKVFLVTVFLALIATTYAGYISSGWSGGGGGGGWSGGGGGGWKSGGGGGGWAGGGGGGGGGKIIKVITVSGGGGGWPSGGGGGWSGGGGGWPSGGGGGGWPSGGGGGWKLGGGGWSGGGGGGGWW, encoded by the exons ATGAGGAACCTGTGGTCGCCGAGGGGAGAAGGTAGGGCGGGGGCCCCGCGAAGAAAGGCTAGAGCTATAAAAGAGGAGCCGGGTCCGACGATGGGCATCAAACACCTCAACATGAAG GTGTTCCTGGTTACCGTCTTCCTGGCGCTCATAGCCACCACCTATG CCGGTTACATAAGCAGCGGCTGGtccggtggcggcggcggtggtggctggtccggcggcggtggcggcggctggAAATctggaggcggaggcggaggatGGGCtggcggcggtggtggtggtggaggtggaaaGATCATTAAGGTGATCACTGTCAGCGGAGGTGGTGGTGGATGGCCCAGCGGTGGTGGCGGTGGATGGTCCGGTGGCGGCGGTGGATGGCCCAGcggtggtggcggcggcggaTGGCCCAGCGGCGGCGGTGGAGGATGGAAACTTGGAGGTGGTGGATggagcggcggcggtggcggtggtg GCTGGTGGTAA